A genomic stretch from Chitinophaga lutea includes:
- a CDS encoding helix-turn-helix transcriptional regulator: MPKNKDALSRYRWIDERLRNKRLPKPTLDDLVEFVSGKLDKTIAVRTIQKDLEDMRNDPELNYFAPIKYNRSSKAYHYEDEGYSISNNPIDEADLQGLEVAIGILEQFRSLPVIQRFEDAILKIAASLKMNRQQLENRGLIKFSRGSQYKGAELIPDIVDAIKDREVIRIAYQSFDRKEPKEHWVEPYHLREYNHRFYLIGKSQKAKGGTVLTFALDRIVNTWPTNKHFDEKNFDDASYFQHAIGITVSSETPEDIVLSYTPLQGKYVKTQPLHPSQVILKDDDEECRVGLKIVVNHELIMLLLSSGGRVKVLQPQHLADKIREEGEDIIKRYQ, from the coding sequence ATGCCCAAAAACAAAGATGCCCTTTCCCGGTATCGCTGGATTGACGAACGATTACGCAACAAACGCCTGCCGAAGCCCACCCTCGACGACCTGGTGGAATTCGTATCCGGCAAACTCGATAAAACCATTGCGGTACGTACTATCCAGAAAGACCTGGAAGACATGCGCAACGATCCCGAACTGAATTACTTCGCCCCCATCAAATACAACCGGAGCTCCAAAGCCTACCACTATGAAGATGAAGGGTATTCCATCAGCAACAACCCGATCGACGAAGCGGATCTGCAGGGCCTGGAAGTGGCCATCGGCATCCTGGAGCAATTCCGCAGCCTGCCCGTGATCCAGCGCTTTGAAGACGCCATCCTGAAAATTGCGGCCAGCCTCAAAATGAACCGCCAGCAGCTCGAAAACCGCGGGCTCATCAAGTTCAGCAGGGGCAGCCAGTATAAAGGCGCGGAACTGATCCCGGACATCGTGGACGCCATCAAGGACCGCGAAGTGATCCGCATCGCCTACCAGAGCTTCGACCGCAAGGAACCGAAGGAGCACTGGGTGGAGCCCTATCACCTCCGGGAATACAACCACCGCTTCTACCTCATCGGCAAAAGCCAGAAAGCCAAAGGCGGCACGGTGCTGACGTTTGCGCTCGACCGCATCGTCAATACCTGGCCCACCAACAAACACTTCGATGAGAAAAACTTCGACGACGCGAGTTATTTCCAGCATGCCATCGGCATCACCGTGTCGTCTGAAACCCCGGAAGACATTGTGCTTTCTTATACCCCGCTGCAGGGCAAATACGTAAAAACACAGCCGCTGCACCCTTCGCAGGTTATCCTGAAAGATGACGACGAAGAATGCCGCGTCGGGCTAAAAATCGTGGTGAATCATGAACTGATCATGCTGCTGCTGAGCTCGGGAGGAAGGGTGAAAGTATTGCAGCCGCAGCACCTGGCGGATAAGATACGGGAAGAAGGGGAAGACATCATCAAAAGATATCAATAA
- a CDS encoding LolA family protein gives MKAIRTLTLSFILAGAAFCAQAQTVDEVVNKYVEALGGADKIKAVKAQQAEGTMTMQGLDIPLKVITIHKKGIRVEFDVMGTSNITVMTPTAGWMLMPINQQTTPVDADAATVKEAAVDLDLTGELYDYKTKGNKAELVGKETLEGQELYKIKLTRTDGSATDYFLDAGTYHIAKKITIKKMEGQEVEVTELLSNYKKTPEGFVYAETVEQLPIGMKMNFSKVQINPPVDEKIFEKPKQP, from the coding sequence ATGAAAGCAATACGCACGTTAACCCTGTCTTTCATCCTCGCCGGCGCCGCGTTCTGCGCACAGGCGCAGACGGTGGACGAAGTGGTGAACAAATACGTGGAGGCACTCGGCGGCGCCGACAAGATCAAAGCCGTTAAAGCACAGCAGGCAGAAGGCACCATGACCATGCAGGGCCTCGATATTCCGCTCAAAGTGATCACTATCCATAAAAAAGGCATCCGCGTGGAGTTCGACGTGATGGGTACCAGTAACATCACCGTGATGACGCCCACCGCCGGATGGATGCTGATGCCCATCAACCAGCAAACCACGCCGGTAGACGCGGATGCGGCCACCGTGAAAGAAGCGGCCGTTGACCTGGACCTGACGGGCGAACTGTACGACTACAAAACAAAAGGCAATAAAGCGGAACTGGTCGGGAAAGAAACCCTCGAAGGCCAGGAGCTCTACAAAATCAAGCTGACCCGCACGGACGGCTCTGCCACCGATTATTTCCTCGATGCGGGCACTTACCACATCGCGAAAAAAATCACCATAAAGAAAATGGAAGGGCAGGAAGTGGAAGTGACCGAACTGCTGAGCAACTACAAAAAAACGCCGGAAGGATTCGTATATGCCGAAACGGTGGAACAGTTACCGATCGGGATGAAGATGAACTTCTCCAAGGTGCAGATCAACCCGCCGGTAGACGAGAAAATATTCGAGAAACCCAAGCAGCCATAA
- the ade gene encoding adenine deaminase codes for MKQFQVAGHVVDIPGKRSYPAVVNISDGRIASITPAADGTVPQRYILPGFIDAHVHVESAMLVPSEFARLAVVHGTVGTISDPHEIANVLGVAGVEYMLENAAQVPFKCCFGAPSCVPATVFETAGAAIGAEEVAQLLQRPDIYYLSEMMNYPGVLHKDAEVLAKIAAARHAGKPVDGHAPGLRGEDAAAYIAAGISTDHECFTLEEALGKLQHGMHILIREGSAARNFEALAPLLQSHPQMVMFCSDDKHPDNLVEGHIDQLVRRALAKGYDLYNILQAACINPVQHYNMPVGLLQPGDAADFIVVSDLRHFNILETYIDGQLVAANGKTNIASVPITPVNQFSCEPKTPQQFRAPATGASATVQVIEAMDGQLITNSLTATIPVQDGNLVSDTGNDILKIAVVNRYRNAAPAIGFIKNFGLKEGAIASTVAHDSHNIIAVGTDDVRICEAVNELIHCHGGICVTGSNGSEVMPLPVAGLMSAEDGYATAQRYSALDKAAKALGSRLDAPFMTLSFMALLVIPHLKLSDRGLFNGDTFTFEDLTLS; via the coding sequence ATGAAGCAGTTCCAGGTAGCCGGCCATGTGGTAGACATTCCCGGCAAACGCAGTTATCCGGCCGTGGTGAACATATCCGACGGCCGTATCGCATCCATCACGCCCGCCGCGGACGGCACGGTGCCGCAGCGCTACATCCTCCCCGGTTTCATCGATGCGCATGTGCATGTGGAAAGCGCGATGCTGGTGCCGTCGGAATTTGCGCGCCTCGCCGTGGTGCACGGCACGGTGGGCACTATTTCGGACCCGCACGAGATCGCCAACGTGCTGGGTGTGGCGGGCGTGGAGTACATGCTGGAGAATGCCGCGCAGGTACCTTTCAAATGCTGCTTCGGCGCCCCTTCCTGCGTACCCGCCACGGTATTCGAAACAGCCGGCGCGGCCATCGGTGCGGAGGAAGTGGCCCAACTGCTGCAGCGGCCGGATATCTACTACCTGTCTGAAATGATGAACTACCCCGGCGTGCTGCATAAAGATGCGGAAGTGCTGGCCAAGATAGCCGCCGCCCGGCATGCCGGCAAACCGGTAGACGGTCATGCGCCCGGCCTGCGGGGCGAAGATGCGGCCGCTTATATCGCCGCCGGCATCAGCACCGACCATGAATGTTTTACGCTCGAAGAAGCGCTCGGCAAACTGCAGCACGGCATGCACATCCTCATCCGTGAAGGCAGTGCGGCCCGCAATTTTGAAGCACTGGCCCCCCTGCTGCAAAGCCACCCGCAGATGGTGATGTTCTGCAGCGACGACAAACACCCGGACAACCTAGTGGAAGGCCACATCGACCAGCTGGTGCGCCGCGCGCTGGCGAAGGGCTACGATCTCTACAACATCCTCCAGGCCGCCTGCATCAATCCCGTGCAACATTACAACATGCCCGTGGGCCTGCTGCAACCGGGCGACGCGGCCGATTTCATCGTCGTGTCCGACCTCCGGCATTTCAACATCCTCGAAACTTATATCGACGGGCAGCTCGTTGCCGCCAACGGCAAAACGAACATCGCGTCCGTTCCCATTACGCCGGTGAACCAGTTCAGCTGCGAGCCGAAAACGCCGCAGCAGTTCAGGGCGCCCGCCACCGGCGCCAGCGCCACCGTGCAAGTGATCGAAGCGATGGACGGGCAGCTGATCACCAACAGCCTCACCGCTACCATACCGGTTCAAGACGGCAACCTGGTAAGCGACACCGGTAACGACATTCTGAAAATCGCCGTGGTGAACCGCTACCGCAATGCGGCGCCGGCTATCGGGTTCATCAAAAATTTCGGATTGAAGGAAGGCGCCATCGCATCCACGGTGGCGCACGACAGCCACAACATCATCGCGGTAGGCACGGACGATGTGCGTATATGCGAGGCCGTTAACGAGCTGATACACTGCCATGGCGGCATCTGCGTAACCGGCAGCAACGGCAGCGAAGTGATGCCTTTACCGGTGGCAGGGCTCATGAGCGCGGAAGACGGTTACGCTACGGCGCAGCGCTACAGCGCGCTCGACAAAGCGGCCAAGGCATTGGGCAGCCGCCTCGACGCGCCTTTCATGACGCTGTCGTTCATGGCGCTGCTGGTGATCCCTCACCTCAAGCTCAGCGACCGGGGATTGTTTAACGGAGATACTTTTACGTTTGAAGATTTAACCCTCTCCTAA
- a CDS encoding anhydro-N-acetylmuramic acid kinase, protein MVYNVIGLMSGSSLDGLDIAFVELSEVGGTWTYVIRHAECRDYTPEWVEALKGAINLPAREYQLLHSRYGRHIGGEVMDFIARHNLDHKVHFIASHGHTTFHIPEEHTTSQLGCGAAIAAVTGLPVISDLRAMDVALGGQGAPIVPIGEKLLFGGYDYWLNLGGIANISARDGDLFRAFDICPANRVLDALAAALGKAYDENGALAAGGVTDAKLLQELNSQPYYSQPFPKSLANDFGTDVLLPLIARHTLSVQGKLRTYVEHIAAQTAAAAQSLPVAKEGPKKLLVTGGGAFNACLVKSITEQLAPLGIEVLVPDAQTAAYKEALVMALIGALRWRQQPNVLASVTGASRDSVNGTLWLGEG, encoded by the coding sequence ATGGTTTACAATGTTATAGGCTTGATGTCCGGGAGTTCGCTGGACGGTTTGGATATTGCTTTTGTTGAACTGAGCGAGGTAGGCGGTACCTGGACCTACGTCATCCGCCACGCTGAATGCCGGGACTACACCCCTGAATGGGTGGAGGCGCTGAAAGGGGCCATCAACCTGCCCGCGCGCGAATACCAGCTGCTGCACAGCCGTTACGGCCGCCACATCGGCGGGGAGGTGATGGATTTCATCGCCCGCCATAATCTCGATCATAAAGTGCATTTTATCGCCTCCCACGGCCATACCACCTTTCACATCCCCGAAGAGCATACCACTTCCCAGCTCGGCTGCGGCGCTGCTATTGCGGCCGTCACAGGCCTGCCGGTGATCAGCGATCTCCGCGCCATGGACGTTGCGCTGGGTGGCCAGGGTGCGCCCATCGTGCCCATCGGTGAAAAACTGCTGTTCGGCGGGTACGACTACTGGCTGAACCTCGGCGGCATCGCCAACATTTCCGCCCGCGACGGGGACCTCTTCCGCGCTTTCGATATCTGTCCCGCCAACCGCGTGCTCGACGCGCTGGCCGCCGCCCTCGGTAAGGCATACGATGAAAACGGGGCGCTGGCCGCAGGCGGCGTTACGGATGCGAAGCTGTTGCAGGAACTGAACAGCCAGCCCTATTACAGCCAGCCTTTCCCCAAATCGCTCGCGAATGACTTCGGCACGGACGTCCTGTTGCCGCTGATTGCCCGCCATACCCTGTCTGTTCAGGGAAAACTCCGCACTTACGTGGAGCACATCGCCGCACAAACCGCCGCCGCGGCGCAAAGCCTGCCGGTTGCCAAAGAGGGGCCGAAAAAACTGCTGGTAACAGGCGGCGGCGCTTTCAACGCATGCCTGGTGAAAAGCATCACTGAACAGCTCGCCCCGCTGGGTATCGAAGTGCTCGTGCCCGATGCGCAGACGGCCGCCTACAAGGAAGCATTGGTAATGGCGCTCATCGGCGCGCTGCGCTGGCGCCAGCAGCCCAACGTGCTGGCTTCCGTGACGGGCGCTTCGCGCGATAGCGTGAACGGCACCCTGTGGTTAGGAGAGGGTTAA
- the upp gene encoding uracil phosphoribosyltransferase gives MIINLSETNSLIGDWMSEIRDAEIQTDRMRFRRNLERLGEVAAYEISKTLTYVDREVQTPLGTASCMVVRQQPVLGTILRAGLALHQGLVNYFDKADHAYISAYRKHNRDGSFEISLEYVSCPPLDEQVLILSDPMLATGASLVKTIDHLTEFGKPAHIHIVTAIACTIGIEYVQRNADANISIWAGDIDDELTAKGYIVPGLGDAGDLAFGTKMQQ, from the coding sequence ATGATAATCAACTTAAGTGAAACCAATTCGCTGATAGGCGACTGGATGAGCGAGATCCGCGATGCTGAAATTCAGACCGACCGGATGCGCTTCCGCCGCAATCTCGAAAGGCTGGGAGAAGTGGCGGCATACGAGATCAGCAAAACCCTCACTTACGTTGACCGTGAAGTACAGACGCCGCTGGGTACGGCCAGTTGCATGGTGGTACGGCAGCAGCCCGTTCTCGGCACCATCCTGCGCGCGGGCCTGGCGCTGCACCAGGGGCTGGTGAATTATTTCGACAAGGCGGACCACGCCTACATTTCAGCGTACCGCAAACATAACCGCGACGGGAGTTTCGAGATCAGCCTCGAGTATGTAAGCTGTCCCCCGCTCGACGAGCAGGTGCTGATACTTTCCGACCCGATGCTGGCCACCGGCGCCTCGCTGGTGAAAACCATCGACCACCTGACGGAGTTCGGCAAACCCGCCCACATCCATATCGTAACGGCCATCGCCTGCACCATCGGCATCGAATACGTGCAGCGCAATGCGGACGCCAACATCAGCATCTGGGCCGGCGACATCGACGACGAGCTGACCGCCAAGGGATATATCGTGCCCGGCCTCGGCGATGCCGGCGACCTTGCTTTCGGCACCAAGATGCAACAGTAA
- a CDS encoding PorP/SprF family type IX secretion system membrane protein: protein MKKKLLLLTILALTYAFSPVKAQDPHFTQFFASPLTLNPAFTGYFSGDLRLAGNYRSQWRSIASPYITGTVSADFGIMKNVISYTDTWGVGILGLYDKTGAGALNSSFVGLSTAYHKGLDVEGNHTLGLGLQAAFVQKRVDPSKLQFESQFGESGYDPALPSGETLTNVKISYMDYNVGLLYSGLIGESSNLYFGISYYHFTQPTETFMTQDNNRLSYRYTIHGGGSFPVNGNNRIHISAHYMRQNQAVETTFGGAYGFMLNDMQDSPTIFYVGSWYRLKDAINPYIGLEFKSFKAGLSYDLNTSTLKPASNYRGGTELSLIYIMTKGDNKKNGTLCPKF from the coding sequence ATGAAAAAAAAACTACTCCTATTAACCATATTGGCATTGACATATGCTTTTAGTCCGGTAAAAGCGCAGGACCCGCATTTTACCCAATTCTTCGCATCACCGCTGACACTCAATCCTGCATTTACCGGTTATTTCTCCGGCGACCTCCGCCTGGCCGGCAACTACCGTTCTCAGTGGCGCAGTATTGCTTCCCCTTATATCACCGGCACCGTTTCCGCCGATTTCGGGATCATGAAGAATGTGATTTCTTATACCGATACCTGGGGTGTGGGCATCCTGGGGCTGTACGATAAAACCGGCGCTGGTGCGTTGAACTCTTCTTTCGTGGGGCTCAGCACGGCTTACCACAAGGGCCTCGACGTGGAAGGCAATCATACGCTGGGCCTGGGTTTGCAGGCGGCATTCGTGCAGAAGCGCGTAGACCCGAGCAAGCTGCAGTTCGAATCGCAGTTCGGTGAAAGCGGCTACGACCCTGCTTTACCGAGCGGGGAAACACTGACCAACGTGAAGATTTCTTACATGGACTATAACGTGGGGTTGCTGTACAGCGGGCTGATCGGCGAATCGTCGAACCTGTACTTCGGTATATCCTATTACCATTTCACCCAACCGACCGAAACGTTCATGACGCAGGATAACAACCGGCTGAGTTACCGTTATACCATACACGGCGGCGGCTCTTTCCCGGTGAACGGTAACAACCGCATTCACATCAGCGCCCACTATATGCGCCAGAACCAGGCCGTGGAAACGACATTCGGCGGTGCGTACGGGTTTATGCTGAACGACATGCAGGATTCACCGACCATCTTCTATGTAGGTTCCTGGTACCGCCTGAAAGACGCCATCAACCCGTACATCGGGCTGGAGTTCAAAAGTTTCAAGGCCGGCCTCAGCTACGACCTGAACACCTCCACGCTGAAGCCCGCTTCCAATTACCGCGGTGGTACGGAGTTATCACTGATCTACATCATGACCAAAGGCGACAATAAAAAGAACGGCACCCTCTGTCCGAAATTCTGA
- a CDS encoding DNA-3-methyladenine glycosylase: protein MAKIEPGFYERGDVLKISKALLGKLLVTEINGVRTSGRIVETEAYAGAGDRASHAWNNRRTNRTEIMYAPGGVAYVYLCYGIHHLFNVVVMGRDVPHAVLVRGLEPVEGIDVMLARTGKTRVDTTLTAGPGSLTKALGITTRLNGQPLTGDTVWIEDAPALRPREIAAGTRVGVAYAMDDAYLPYRFWIQDSPWVSKGKGLTR, encoded by the coding sequence ATGGCTAAAATAGAACCGGGATTTTATGAGCGGGGGGATGTGCTGAAGATATCGAAAGCCTTACTGGGTAAGCTTTTGGTGACTGAAATAAATGGGGTGCGCACATCGGGTCGCATCGTGGAAACGGAGGCGTATGCCGGGGCGGGCGACCGGGCTTCGCATGCCTGGAACAACCGCCGCACCAACCGCACGGAAATCATGTACGCCCCGGGTGGCGTGGCTTACGTGTACCTCTGTTACGGCATCCACCACCTGTTCAACGTGGTGGTGATGGGCCGGGATGTGCCGCATGCGGTGCTGGTGCGCGGGCTGGAGCCCGTGGAAGGCATCGATGTGATGCTGGCCCGCACGGGTAAAACACGGGTGGATACAACACTCACCGCCGGGCCTGGCAGCCTCACCAAGGCACTGGGCATCACCACGCGCCTCAACGGCCAGCCCCTGACGGGCGATACGGTATGGATAGAAGACGCGCCGGCCCTGCGCCCGCGGGAGATCGCGGCAGGCACCCGCGTGGGAGTGGCGTACGCGATGGACGATGCGTACCTGCCTTACCGCTTCTGGATCCAAGACAGCCCCTGGGTGAGCAAAGGAAAGGGCCTCACACGCTAA
- a CDS encoding EI24 domain-containing protein encodes MFSLREVLGAVQSYGRAHQFISHHRLWKWIIIPGIIYCLLFVTGIYFVWDYSGVFIDYVLNLLTLKTWIEELQNSWVNFLFLLVGLAVRMVFLLMYFSFFKYLFLIIGSPLFAYLSEKTEAIMQNKDFPFSFSQLLQDVVRGVRLSFRNLLYQTVFMLIIAILAFIPILGWLTPLIALFVECYYFGFSMMDYSFERRRWTMQQSITYIGQHKGMAIGNGLVFYLGMFIPVIGWILAPCYAVIAATIHLQQQKLPDVR; translated from the coding sequence TTGTTTTCATTAAGAGAAGTATTGGGGGCCGTGCAATCTTACGGCAGGGCTCACCAGTTTATTTCACACCATCGCCTCTGGAAGTGGATCATTATTCCGGGCATCATCTATTGCCTGCTGTTCGTCACGGGCATCTATTTCGTGTGGGATTATTCCGGCGTTTTCATCGACTATGTGCTGAACCTGCTCACCCTTAAAACCTGGATCGAAGAGCTGCAGAACAGCTGGGTCAATTTCCTGTTCCTGCTGGTAGGGCTGGCGGTGCGCATGGTGTTCCTCCTCATGTATTTTTCGTTTTTCAAATACCTGTTCCTCATTATCGGCTCTCCGCTTTTTGCCTACCTCTCGGAAAAAACGGAAGCCATCATGCAAAACAAGGATTTTCCTTTCAGTTTTTCCCAGTTGCTGCAGGACGTGGTGCGCGGCGTAAGGCTTTCTTTCCGGAACCTGCTTTACCAGACGGTGTTCATGCTGATCATCGCCATCCTCGCTTTCATTCCCATATTGGGCTGGCTCACCCCGCTCATCGCGCTTTTCGTGGAATGTTATTATTTCGGGTTTTCGATGATGGATTACAGCTTCGAGCGCCGGCGGTGGACGATGCAGCAGAGCATCACTTACATCGGCCAGCATAAAGGCATGGCGATCGGCAACGGGCTGGTGTTCTACCTGGGTATGTTCATCCCTGTGATCGGCTGGATACTGGCGCCCTGTTACGCCGTGATTGCCGCCACCATTCATTTACAACAACAAAAGCTTCCCGATGTCCGGTAA
- a CDS encoding SAM-dependent methyltransferase, with the protein MSGKVYLIPTVLSADALFSLPPYITDTVRSLRIFYVENERTARRFLKALDKSIDIDSLQLLPMNEHEPPDLAKTKQLLKEGHSIGVISEAGCPAVADPGQLVVKAAHAAGATVIPMVGPNSMLLALMASGMNGQNFQFVGYLPVKPADRAKAIRELEAASARKGQTQLFIEAPYRNNQLLKDVLANCKPSTQVCVAVDLTAPTEYIRTQTVAQWGKEGFDFHKRPAIFLLFAE; encoded by the coding sequence ATGTCCGGTAAAGTATACCTGATCCCCACCGTGCTCAGTGCCGATGCGCTGTTTTCCCTACCTCCCTACATCACGGATACCGTTCGCAGCCTGCGTATCTTTTACGTGGAAAACGAACGCACGGCGCGCCGTTTCCTCAAGGCATTGGATAAAAGTATCGATATCGATTCGCTGCAGCTGCTGCCCATGAACGAGCATGAGCCCCCGGACCTCGCCAAAACGAAACAGCTCCTGAAAGAAGGCCATTCCATCGGCGTGATCAGCGAAGCGGGATGCCCGGCCGTGGCCGACCCCGGCCAGCTGGTCGTAAAAGCCGCCCACGCCGCAGGCGCCACCGTTATACCGATGGTAGGCCCCAATTCCATGCTGCTGGCCCTGATGGCCTCCGGCATGAACGGGCAGAACTTCCAGTTTGTGGGATACCTGCCGGTAAAACCCGCAGACCGCGCCAAAGCCATCCGCGAGCTGGAAGCGGCATCGGCCCGTAAAGGCCAGACGCAACTGTTCATCGAAGCGCCTTACCGGAACAACCAGTTATTGAAAGATGTGTTAGCAAACTGCAAACCTTCCACGCAGGTGTGCGTGGCGGTAGACCTCACCGCACCAACGGAATATATCCGCACGCAAACCGTGGCGCAATGGGGGAAAGAGGGGTTTGATTTCCATAAAAGGCCGGCGATATTTCTGCTGTTTGCGGAGTGA
- a CDS encoding M20/M25/M40 family metallo-hydrolase, giving the protein MRTPFLMLAACCVAQFAMAQHDDSLTIRRFSNEVLDHSTAYENLRVLTKTIGGRLAGSPQMVKAEKWGEAALKAAGADKVYTQECKVPHWVRGEKEQARIISNRRDFVPPLNILALGNSVGTGPKGVTAPVLEIHSFEELEQKKDQVKGKIVFYNYPFNKKFVKTFYSYGDAVRFRGAGPSRASKYGAVAVIVRSMSHSTDNHPHTGSTRYNDSFPKIAAVAIGLQDADRLSKRIANDPSAKVFLRTTCQMLPDTIGHNVIGELKGSEFPDEYITVGGHLDSWDVCEGAHDDGAGCVQSIEILRAFKAAGIRPKRTLRVVLFANEENGVRGGAKYAELAKANNEKHLFALESDAGGFTPRGFIMEMKPEQRARIKSWLPLFLPYGLYDFDEPGGGVDITPLHNQLGTPMAELSPDSQRYFDYHHAVSDTFEAVNKRELELGAVGMGALVYLVDKYGL; this is encoded by the coding sequence ATGAGAACACCATTCCTTATGCTGGCAGCCTGTTGTGTGGCGCAATTCGCCATGGCGCAGCACGACGATTCCCTCACCATCCGGCGCTTCAGCAATGAAGTACTCGACCATAGCACCGCCTACGAAAACCTGCGGGTGCTGACCAAAACCATTGGCGGCCGCCTGGCCGGCTCACCGCAGATGGTGAAAGCCGAAAAATGGGGCGAAGCCGCGCTGAAAGCGGCCGGCGCCGATAAAGTGTACACGCAGGAATGCAAAGTGCCCCACTGGGTGCGCGGCGAAAAGGAACAGGCCCGCATCATCAGCAACCGCCGCGATTTTGTGCCGCCGCTGAACATCCTGGCGCTGGGCAATTCCGTAGGTACGGGCCCGAAAGGGGTGACCGCGCCGGTACTGGAGATACATTCGTTCGAAGAACTGGAGCAGAAGAAGGACCAGGTGAAAGGCAAAATCGTGTTCTACAACTACCCCTTCAATAAAAAATTCGTCAAAACCTTTTATTCATACGGTGATGCCGTGCGTTTCCGCGGCGCGGGCCCCAGCCGGGCGTCCAAATACGGCGCGGTGGCGGTGATCGTGCGGTCGATGAGCCACAGCACCGACAATCATCCCCATACCGGGTCCACCCGCTACAACGATTCCTTCCCGAAAATAGCCGCCGTGGCCATCGGTTTGCAGGATGCCGACCGGCTCAGCAAAAGAATAGCCAACGATCCCAGCGCCAAAGTGTTTCTCCGCACCACCTGCCAGATGCTGCCGGACACCATCGGCCATAACGTGATCGGCGAACTGAAAGGCAGTGAATTCCCCGATGAATATATTACCGTGGGCGGCCACCTCGATTCATGGGACGTTTGCGAAGGTGCGCACGACGATGGCGCCGGTTGCGTGCAGTCGATCGAGATCCTCCGCGCCTTCAAGGCCGCCGGTATCCGCCCCAAACGCACGCTGCGCGTGGTACTGTTCGCCAACGAGGAAAACGGTGTTCGCGGTGGCGCCAAATATGCCGAACTGGCAAAAGCCAACAATGAAAAGCACCTCTTCGCGCTGGAAAGCGATGCCGGCGGCTTCACCCCGCGGGGATTCATCATGGAAATGAAACCGGAGCAACGGGCCAGAATCAAAAGCTGGCTGCCCTTGTTCCTGCCCTATGGGCTGTACGACTTCGACGAGCCCGGCGGCGGGGTAGACATCACGCCCCTGCACAACCAGTTGGGTACGCCCATGGCAGAACTTTCCCCCGACTCCCAGCGTTATTTTGATTATCACCACGCCGTTTCCGATACCTTTGAAGCCGTGAACAAAAGAGAACTGGAACTGGGCGCCGTGGGAATGGGCGCATTGGTGTATCTTGTAGACAAATACGGTTTATAG